TCGTGATCTTGTTGTCCACTTTACTCAATAAAGGGCCGAGCGCCATGAGTAGATCTTCAAAGTAGGGTTTCATCTCCGAGCTACCGCGAGTGAACATAAACTGATGTACATTATCGTGCATCAATATACGCACACCTTGTGGTACCACTTGCAGCTCAACGTTGGCCCCCATGCTGACATCTTTGATTACCTTGTCTATCTCCCTTGCGAGAAACTCTAGTTGCGCCTGGGTTTCAAACTTGCCTGGCACGAGGGAGTTTAACTCTGGTCCTTTACCCGCATTTGCGTTCTCAGTACCGGATGGAATACGATTATGCAGTGCTGGACCACTGCGTGCGACACCAGTAGAAGTGGCCGGTAACACGGCTTGTTGAATGGCGAGATTACCTTGAAAGTCGAGCATTGACGAGGCACTACTTAGGTCAAATGGATTGACTGAACCTTTAGCATATAAGTCGCCATTGAGGTATTGGACTATCATCGTTCGCTCTTGCTGATCTGCGATTTGCATTATCCATAGCACCATAAATAGCGCCATCATGGCTAAGGTGAAGTCGGCAAATGCCACTTTCCAGGCACCACCATGGGCAGCTTTAGCTTTTGAGCGCTGCCTGCGTCGAATAATGATTGGCTCTGGTCTAATCGCCATTAGCTTTTCTGTTCCTGCATCCAGCGCTCAAGTTCAACAAAGGTTGGACGGTTTTCACTCTGAATTTGTTTACGACCTGCATCAATCGCCAACATCGGCGGTTTACCCTTAGCAAAGGCTGCCAAGACTGCGGCAACACACCGCATTTGTGCCGATTTTCGTTCGACTAAATGTTCAAGTGCTTTGGAGAGTGGATCAAATATGCAGTAGCAGGCAAAGATACCGATGAAAGTCCCCACAAGTGCTGCGGCTACTTTGACACCAATCATGGTAATAGGACCATCGATATTCGACATGGTAATAATAATTCCCATCACTGCCGCCAGGATGCCAAAGCCTGGCATCGCCTCTGCGACCTTACTGAGGGCGTAAGATGGGCGCATTCTATCTTCATCAATACGGTGGATCTCTTCATCTAGCATGTGTTCTAAATCATGAGGTGAAAGCTTGCCAATAGACTGTAGTCTTAGATTGTCGATGAGAAAGTTGAGTACATTTGGGTGCTCAAGTACCGCTGGATACATGAGGAATAGTGAGCTTTCGTTTGGTTTTTCAATATGATCGTCGAGTACTCGTAGGCCTTGAGATTGAATCTGCGACATCAACATGTTCAATAAGCCAAACAGTTGTGGATAGAGTTCAGGGTCCTCTTGGTCGACTTTGACTAGCTCTTTGAGCTGCTCATACATATCAATGAGTACAGATTTGGGATTAGCAATAACCAGTGCGCCACTGCCAGCACCAAAAATGATGAGTATTTCTGCGGGTTGCCAAAGAGAGAACAATGTTCCACCCGCCCATACATACCCACCAAATACTGACAAGAGGATGACTACTAGCCCTAACAGTTTGCTCATACTATCTCACCTGTTTACCGTTCCCATTGTTGATAGATGCTCTTAAGTTGTTTCACTGCTTGCTTATGCAGTTGGCAAATTCGAGTTTCTGTCAGTCCTAAGGTTGCGGCAATTTCTTTTAAATTGAGTTCATGCTGATAGTAAAGCGACAGGATCACCTGTTCTCTTTTGTTTAATTTTGAAATGGCTTGAAATAAACACTCTTTTGCTGAAAATTGCTCCAAAACATCATTTTTATCGACAAAATGTCCACCGTCACTGACCAGTTCATCTAGGCTACGCATCGACTCGGATTGTGACGCAAATAAGCGTTCACGATAGGCGGTTTCGTTTAACCCCATCGCTTCGGCGACCTCTTTATCTGTTGGTTGACGAGCTAATAGTCGTGTGAGCTTTCTGACGGTGTCATTTAACTCATGGGCTTGCTGTCTCACAGGACGTGGTCGCCAATCTTGGCGACGAAGCTCATCTAAAATTGCACCGCGAATTCGCAGTCCAGCAAAAGAGATAAAACCATTATCGTACTCGCCGGGATAACGTCTGGCAGATTCTAGAAGCGCCATCATCCCGATCTGTTCCATATCCTCTTTAGCTAACACCGAGCCGCAATGGCTTCTCAATTTTGATACTGAGCGCTTCACTAAAGGTAGGTATTGCATCATCACCTGACTTTCAGATAGACGATTAACAGCGATATCTCCACTTGCTTCTTGGTAGGCTGATTGAGCTGTATTCATGGCATATGGCCTTTATTGAATGACCATACGAGTAAACAACACATCGTCTAATTCGATGGCGAAGTCATTTTCGGCTAGCACGAGTGATAACAGGATATGCGCCTCTTTTTGCAGCGACTCAAGCTGCTGCGCATTATTGAGTTCATTGAAGTGTTTCTTTGAAAACATCTTCATTAAGGAGTTTTTAATCACAGGATCGGCTTTTTTAATGGTGTTAGCTGCATTGTTTGAACGGCTTTTAAACGCCATTTCTAACAGTAGATAGTGCGGATATTCATCGCCCGGAATAGAGATGACAAATTTATCTAATGGGTAGAATTTTGCTAATTTAATTTCTGGCTCTTGGGTTAAGAAAGGGCCTCCAATGAGCGTTGGAGATTGCCAGCCAACCCAAAATATGGCGGCTGTCCAAACCGTGATGAAGAGAAAAAAGCTGATCCGTTTACGGGCGTTTTTAGTGAGTGGCATGATGGGATCCTTAAATTATGCGAGTAGATCAACTTGATCTCGTTGGGAAATCTCAGTTGTCATTGGCTGAGCTTCCTGCTGGCTAGCGGCGGCTATGGCCGACTTCGAACCCTGCTGTGTTTGTTCTTGTGGTGACTCGCCGTGGCTGATATCGACGTCAATTTGGCCGCCATGATCTGCGGCTAGCTCGGCGCGTAGCCTGTCTAGCCCAGTTAATAGTGCATCGCGCACCGCAGCGTTGGCTGCGTGCATCTGGATATGTAATTTATCGCCATCAAGACGGATATTGAGCTCAATTTTTCCGAGTTCTGGCGGGTCGAGTCTGAGCTCTGCTTGTTTGATCTGTTGATCAATTTGAAAGCGTAATTGTTCACGCAATGGTGACAGCATTTCGTGGGCCTGCTGCAGCATAGGTGCGGCTTGAGAAACGGACACTGGCCCCCACTGTGCAACGGCACTATTCGCTCGGGTATTTGTCGCGAGTATTTGATGAGTGGATTCAATTGTATCGATACTGGCGCTATCAACTTGTTTGGCTATAAATGCCGTTGCTAACTGAGTGGCGCTTAAGAATGGATTCATACTGTCAGGCTTAACCGCACTGCTATTGAAGGTCGACCCAGGGCTGCTATTGGCGAAGTTTGTTGCTAGCGCAGCGGTATGGGCTTTGTCATTAGCGGCTGTTGTACTTGTTAATGGCTGGCCGCTTGTCTGTGCAGTTTGAATAGATGTTTGGCTGCTTAACTCTTGTGTAAACGGATTGACTGTTGAGGTATAAGTGCTAGCGAAATGCAAAGGCTTAACAGTATTGTCCAGTCCCAGCGTGGCGTTTTGGCTTGCTAAGTCTATTACGTTAGCGCGCTGAAAACTCTCGTCTGTTAAAGGTCCACCTGACATTGAAATAGTGTTGGCTATTTGCCCTGAAATATCACCATTGATACTGACGTTTTGTGGCTGCCTTGGCTGCGGCAATATCAATGAGAACGGCGCTGAATCGGTCGCCGATTGCTCTAGATCATGGGAATAAGCTTGGTCAACAGGCTCTTTAATATGGCTGACTCGTGCTGAATTAACGGCCGGTGTTGTGCTTAATGCACTTGGTAAAATGGGACTAGTCATTGGTGACTCCAGCGCTGGCACAGGTAAATTGGTAAGCAGCAAGGCCGTCTTGCTGCTGTTCAAATTGAGCCATCTCTTGCTTGATCTTGCCTTGTGCTTGTCGTAACTGCTGCACAATTTTTGCATGGCTTTGCGCTAATGATTGGCGTGCAAGTACCTGTGAGCGAGAGTGTGGCTTGCCCGCTTTTTTAAGGGCATTGCACATCTTTTCATTCACTATCACTAGCTTTTCCCAGTCTTCAGCGCGCGCGTGAAACGCCAGTGCTTTTTCAAACTGTTGCCACTGCTCAATTGAGATTGGCCCAACCTGCTCTGACATCGGTAATCACCTTTGTTATGGGTTCTAGGGCTGCAACGCTATTTTCAACGCTCGCGGTGACCAATTGCCGACTGCAGTAGTCATAAAGGTGGTTGAGTCCTGCCGCGACCTTGCCGCCGTTTTCAATATCGAGCATGGAGTCGAGGCCATGGACGATATTGAGACATTTGTTGATACTCTGACCTTTATCTTCAAAGCTCTTACGCTGCATAAAACCACTGGCACGTTGGATCTCCTCTAAGAGGCCATCGAGCAGCATCCGTACCATTTCATGTGGATTAGCGGCAGCGGCTCGGGCGTCTAATGAGGTCTGTTTGTAAGCATTAAAGGGATCGTGCTCATTCAACATTGGTTAGCATTCCTTAATTAAACAGCATGCTAGCTGAGTTAAGTTGGTTAATGGTGTTTTCCATTGCGGTGAACTGAGACAGGTAAATTTGGTACCTCTGCTTCATCTGATAGTCATGGCGAGACATGCTGTCTTCAACGCGTTCAATTTGGCTATCTAGGTTGTTTTGCTTAAGATCGAGATAACCATTGGACTGAGTGAATGGTTCGATAATAGTGTCTATTCTATCGATGAAGCTGTTATCGGCAGTGAACATCTCTTTTAAGGCCGCGGGATCATCTTTAAGTGCTTGGGTCAGCTTATCTTCATCGATATCAAGCTCACCACTACGGTTCATCTCAATACCAATGTCAGATAAGCGCATACCGTTTGGTGCGGCTTCGAATACGCTATTGCGCATACTGGCTTGCAGCATTCTTAATGTAGAGTCACCTTTGAGGGCACCGAGCTGATCTTCTGTGACAGATGATGGCTTATCATCTTCATCATCATCGTCTTTATCTTTGTCGTCAGTGTCCTTATCGTTTTCTTTGGCCTCATCGACGACGCTACTGCCCATAGAACGGGTAAGCTGATTAATTTGGTTCATCAGGTCATTGAAAGACTCGACAAAGTCCTTAACCGCATCTTCACTGCTGCTGGTGTCAGATTCGATTTTTATGGTGCTGCTTTCGCCCGCCGAGTGTGTTTTGTTCAGCTCTATTGATACACCATCAATAACGTTACTTAAGTAGTTACTGCTACTCGTGATATCGATACCATTGAGCACTATCTCTGCGTCTTGCGCCGCTTTACGTTGGTTCATGCCCCAATCAACACCGTCCATCTCAACTTTGAGCGTACTGTCTTTACCTGATTCTGAGGAGGTCATCATTAACTCGACACCGCCACCCGTTCTGACGAGTGAGGCTTGTACTCCAGGGTTATCTGGGTGTGAGTTAATGGCATCACGAAGATCATTCACGGTGCGAGTGCCGTCAGCATTAAGCACTGCCATATCTATCTCTATAGTGTCAGCGATATCGGGGCCGACCTGGATGCTTAATAAACCACTCGCGGGGAGTAAGTCGGTTTCACTGGCAAAGCTTTTAGTCAGCTGATGGGCTTGAGCGAGTTGCTTGACGGTTAGATCATAGGTGCCCGTGGGAGCATCACTGTCGACTGTTATCGCGGCGTTCTCATCACTGATTGATGAGGTTTTACTTTCAAAGGCATCACCATTAATCTTTTCTAGATTACTGGTCATTTTATTGAGGCTACGCTCCAATAACTCATAGGCATCAATTTGTGTTTGATGCTTGGTTAAATTGGTTTTAAATAGTTGATCTTTCCCCATTCTTTCTGCTGAAATGAGTTGTTCAGCAAAAGATGCACCGTTCATACCTGAAATCATTTGATCCTCCTATAATGATACTTTTGCAATCTCTGTACCAAACGTTAAGTGTTTGTATATATTGAATTCTGTTTGTTTATCTGTACTTGTATCCGCTAGCGTTTTTCCGTTTACAGCACGGAAAAGGAAGTACGGCTTCCGCAAGTCACTTTGCCCACAATTGGATTTGAAGCTATACCTCTACTAAGGCGACCTTGCGAAGGTGATGCTGAAGTGTGTCAGTGATAATTTTTCAAAAAAAAAGAGCCTAAAGGCTCTTTTTGAAAGTTGGGAGGGTAAGGGAGGAGAAATTAACCCAATAGACCCATAACCAAACCAGTGTTTTGGTTTGAAGAAGACAGGATATTAGTACCCGCTTGAACCAAAAGCTGATTCTTAGTCATGTTTGCTGATTCAACGGCGAAGTCAGCATCCATAATACGGCCAGCAGCAACTTTAGTATTCTCAGTTACGTTAGCAAGGTTTGAACTCGTGTGGCCCAAACGGTTGATGTTAGCACCCAGTGTTGAACGTTCTTTACCTACAGCATCAATGAAGTCATCAATCTTAGTGATAGTGCCTTTTGCTGCACCGACAGCTGAAATATCATCAGCAACACCAGCAAGATTGGCTTTATCTACGGTAACTTTTAGTTGCTCACTTGCACCTGCACCGATCTGGAATTCAACACCGGCGGTCAATGAGTCGAATAACTTGTTACCTGAGTATTCAGTGTTATCAACAATACGAGTGATCTCTTTGGTTAGCTCTGCGAACTCATCGTTAAGTGCTGTTAAATCTTCAGCTGAGTTCACGCCGTTAGCGGCTTGAGTTGCAAGTTCTTTTTGACGGTTCGCAATGGTCGTTAGCTCATCTAGTGCGCCATCAGCAGTTTGCAGCATAGATGTCGCATCGTTCACGTTACGGTTAGCTGTTTCCATGCCTACAACGTTGGCATTTAAACGAGTCGCGATTTGTAGACCAGCAGCATCGTCAGCAGCGCTGTTGATACGTAGACCAGTAGAAAGACGCTCCATAGCATTGCTAAGTAGGTCATTGTTTTTTGTCACAGAATTTTGAGAAACAAGTGAAGCATAATTAGTATGTACAGATAACATAATATTTTCCTTTAATAAGTCATTTAAGCTCTGGGTCTTACCAATAATAAAACGACTGCTAAAATCAAAACTGAAAAGGCGTCATCATCTTTTTGTTATCATTAAGTGTAACTGGTTGTAAATTATGGTTTATATTGTTTAATTTTTTTGAATTAAAACGATTTTATGTCGATAATCGCTTTAGTGAACGGTCTTTTTAGTCGCTCTATATAGTCATGTTAGGAGCCGAATTAAGAGAACTAGAATGGAAAAATCGCTAATTAGACCCAGCTTCGTCACGCAATTTAGTTGTATAGGCAGTGATTGTGAAGATAGCTGTTGTTATGGCTGGAATATCATTATTGATAAACAGAGTTACAAAAAGACCCTAGCGCACAAGGAGCTTAAGTCTTTGGCTCAAACGGCGCTGAAGAAAGTAAAAAAGAGCGAGCAACAATGGGCTCAAGTGGTACTCGACTCAAAAGGTGCTTGTGGGTTTTTAGATGATAAGCAGCTGTGTCAAATTCATGCTAAAGCGGGTGAGGACTTGTTGAGCCACACTTGTAAGACCTACCCTAGAATGTCGCACATGAAAGATGGTGATCGTTATGAAAGCCTGTCGTTATCTTGTCCTGAAGCGGCGCGGACTATTCTGCTTAAGCCCGATGCGTTTCAATTTGAACGTATGACGGTGAACCATCACCGTACCTTTAAAGCGACGCCAATATGGGCGAAAAAAGCCCATGATTATACCATTCAGCTGTTATTGAAACCCGAGCAGCCAATAGAGCATGGGCTCACAGCGGTCGGTATTTTAATGAAAACAACTGAACGAGTTGCCAATGGTGAACTGGAAAGCAGCGCCATTGATGATATGTTTCAACAACTGCTGAGTTTGAGTAATAACGGTCAGCTTAAGCAACATTTTGAAGGCTTTAATAAAGATACCGAGATACACAAAATGCACGCTTTCACGTCGATGCAACTGTGGTTAAACACCAATAAAGCAGGACGAGGACGTAGTCGATTTGAGCAGATAAACCAAGCCATTTGTGCCATGGGTGACGGTGAAAATAAAATTAGTATGGGGCGGATTAATCAGGCTTGGCGCGATGTCGCCTTACCTGCATTGGCTGAGCATCAAACGCTATTTAGTCGTTATTTATTTTACTATTGTTACCATATGAATTTTCCACAAGTTGACGCACTCACTCCATCGCAGGCATTTCGGGTGATGCTGTTGGACTTCTTTATGCTGCGCTGCTATTTAGCCGTGATTGCAGCGCAGAAACAGGGGTTGTCTGAACACGATATCATTCTGTGTTTTCAGGTGTATCACACCAATAGGCAGCATAAAGCCAACTATAGCCAATATGCTGTGGAACTCTTGGATAAAGGGCAGTTTGAAGACCTAGCATCGATCCTCACACTGCTAGCGTGAAACAGCGATTGATTGAGTGACGAATACGGGGCTTTTTGGCCCCATATTCTCTCGCTTAAGATCGCTAAGTTAGTAGGGAAGACACCTGAGCTCGGCTGAAGTTGGCTTGCGCCATGAGTGACGTCACCTGCAGGCTGAAAGGTGCAGGTTGCATCAAACTCTTGACTTGATTAAGCGTCGAATCCAGCCCTTTTAGGGTGTCTTTTTGGCGGTTAGCCTGATGCAGTTGCTGTTGAATGTGTCGCTGACTGTGGTTAAGTTCTTGCAGCTGCCCCTCGACTTTATGGCGGGTTTTACTGATTTTAGCCACGGTTTGTTTAAGTTCTTGTGGGCTATTAAAACGCCATTCTCGTGGATCTTGCCAGCTTAACTCTTCGCTGACCTTAATGGTTCGCGCATCACCAGCAGGGAGTCGCTGGCCTTGGCCTGTCATCAATAAACCTGATTGGATTTGTTGCCACTGTTGTTTATTACTTTTGAAGATAACGCGGCCTTCATTGGATTTTACGACCCGAATATCGAGCGGCTTGAGACTGCTGTCGAGACGCTTTAGTAGCTCGGCGGGTTGAGCATTTGCGGGTAGCAGTACCCTTACTGTGTCATTGCCTATGTGCATATTCACTTGTTCGTCACGGGAGTTGACGGCGATCAAGTCGACAGACTTTAAGCTAAAACTGTATTTTGCTACCGGGCGTTGAGTTGAAATAAGATTGAGCTGATGGTCGACTAATTGTGTGCCCTGATAGCTGATGTTTAGCCCTGCCAGCTGCTGTTGGAGCTGCTGTGCTTGGCTGAGTGAGTCGCTATTATTTGACGTGAGAGATTGTTGACTGTGATTTTGCAATTGCTTTAGCAAGGTTTGTACTTGTTGTAGTCCATGTTCGGCGACTTGTTGAGCGCTAATTTTATGTTGGCCTTGGGTGACTTTTGCCCACTTATCATAGCTTTCAAGTCTATGGCTTGGAATGCTAGCAACATTGACTTTTGCTTGCTCTTTCGCGGGGTGTTGCATAGCCGTCGTTGGCGCAACCGTTTGGCTGCGCTGCTGAACTTGGAGTGAATCTGAAATCCCTTTGAGCATCGACTTCTCTTAGCTTGGTATTATATGTGGTTGAACAAGGATAACTGCGATACTTGCACAAACGTTTTCTGAGTCACCTGAAGGGTGGTGAGCTTTAGATTAAACTCGGCAGTGGCTTGGGCATAGTCTAACCCTTCAGTTTCCCCAATCACCTCTTCGTTAAATAGTACCCGCTCTTCATGGGAGGTTTGGATCAAACTCAAGGTATTTTGTTTGCCACCAATATCTGTGATTGCAGAACTAATACTGGTGAGAGTGTCATCGAGGCTAGTTAACATGTCACTGGCGGATTGACTAAAAGTGGGGTCGCCAGGTGCTAAAGTAGGATCTTCTAGCACAGTGATAAAATCTTTGGTTTGGTTGAGAATGTCTGCGCTACCGTTAGCGAAAATAAACTCCGCCGCAGTGCTGTTGGCAGTCATCCAAGATGAGCCGGAGGTTTGCACCTCTCTATGGTTGGTATCACCTTGATAAACATAGTTACCACTGGCGTCTTTTCCAATCGGTGCAGTGTCAGTCAAGTTACCCGAAAACAAGTAATTACCGCCTTCATCTTTGGCGTTGACGGTATCGACAAAGGCTTCTAATAATTCGTCCATCTCCGCTGCATATGCGGCTCTGTCTTCTGGCGATAAACTACCATTATTGGCTGCTACGGTGATTTCACGCATGCGGCTTTGTAATTCGACCATGCTCGACATGTAAGTTTCAGCGCGGCCAAAACTGGTTGAGAGTGATTCAGTATTTTTGATGTACTGATTCGTGGCAGCCATATCTCTTTGGCTGTTAATGACTTTCACTGAACCTATGGGATCATCTGACGGGCGAAGAATCGATTTACCCGATGCCATCATTTGATTCAACTTGGAGATATCGACAGTCGATTTCTGCAGGCTTTGTAAATTATTGCTGTAAAGATTAAGCATACTTACGCGCATTCGAATGTCCTTAAATACTGTTTAATATCGTTTGAAATAGTTGATCGGCTGTCGAGATAACCTTGGCATTTGCTTGGTAAGATTGCTGATAGATGATGAGGTTAACGCCTTCTTCATCTATGTTGACGCCACTGGTGCTGGCCCACTGCCCCTGAGCTTCTAGTTGCAGCTTTGCTGCGGTATCTTGGTTCATTTGTGCTTGACGAGAGGCTGAGCCTAATTCACCAATTTTGCTGGCAAACGCATCGCTCATGGTGGTGTTGACACCCATTGAGCTAAAGGTGAAGTTTTGATTGGCGAGCTCGACGAGATCTTTCAAGTTACTGTTGTCGCCAGGAGTGCCATCTTTACCAAAGGTGAGCATGTCGGCGGTAAAACCAGAGGTCATCGTTAAGCTGCCAGCTGGATTGGTTGGATCATAGCGAAACAGATCTTGAGTCGGGGGATTACCGTTTAAATCGGTACCGCCGGCAAGCACTGCATTAAACTCATCGGCCATGGTGGTGGCCAGTTCATTGATAAAGCCGATTGAATCCACCAAGCTGTTATCACGATAGTCGATAAGCGCGCCTAAATTACCGCCCGCAGCTTCGTCAAGCGGGAAACTGGATTGACCAAACTGAATGCTAATCTGGCTAAACTGTGGGTTAGCAGGATCTGGTTTGACGATAATTTTCGATGCGGTGGTGCCAGATAACAATGGTTGGCCTTGCGCTAAGGAAATATTGAGCATGCCGTTGGCATCCTCGACCACATTGACATCGACAATTTTAGAGAGGTCATCTACCGCAGCATCTCTGGCATCAAGCAGGGCTAACGGCACATTACCGCTGGCACTGGATTTTTGGATGTCAGCGTTAAAGCGGGCGATAGTCTGTAATTGGCTGTTAATCTCTTTTGCCGAAGCGCCTATTTGACCTTCGACCTGAGAGACCTGTGAGTTAAGCCCTTCGCTGATGGAGTTAAAGCGTTGCGTAAGTGCTTTGGCTTCGTTGAGTACACCTTGGCGATGGGCTATCTCGTTAGGTTGCTCCATTGCAGAGTTCAGTGAAGCAAACAGCTGATCGAGCCCGGCTGAAATGCTGCTACCTTCGGAGCCGAAGATCTGCTCGACCTGACCCAGATAGTTTGATTGTGCTTTAGCAAAACTCAAGTCGCTGGTGGTATTCCATAATTGCGCGACTTCGTATTGATCTGAAATGCGGCGCACACCATCAACCATCACCCCTGAGCCGCTGCCGTAAACGCCGTTACCCACAGAGCCGAGCATGACTTGCTGACGGGAGTATCCCGGCACCATCGCATTAGCGACATTGTTAGACGTGGCTGTCAGGGCAGCCATGCTGGCATTAAGTCCTGACATACCGATATTGAGCATGCTCATCTTAAATCCTTATTTGTGGTTAAATACGGGCTAATCAACAACGTGACTTACTCTGGCAGCTTGCTAACAAAGGGCAATATCAAGGCGGGCTGCATGGCACGAGTATTAGTATCGCTACTGGGTTGATTACTAGAGGCGACCGTCTCAGGGTCAGACTTAAGTCCGGCTGATAATTGTTTGATCATCACCTCTGCTAATCCGGTGCTTTGGACCTGACTTAAGCGGCCTGCAAGTTCAGCATCATGCCAGTCACGGTACATGCCGTTGTTTTGCGAAGACAGCGGGCTGTCTTTATCGGCCATCACATCTGATGCTGAGCGCATTTGCTTCAATACGTTTTGTAAAAATAGCGCTTCAAACTGCTGGCTTACCATTTTCAATGCGCCATGTTCGCCATTGGCTTTAATCAACTCGCCCGCATCGAGTTGGTTTAAGTAACTGTGGTTATTATCGAGTTCCATTAAATCACCACCAATTCAGCTTCAAGCGCGCCCGCTTCATTTAGGGCTTGTAAGATGGCCATCAGATCCATCGGCGATGCACCGAGGCTATTGACGGCGCGAACGATGTCATTAAGGGCGATACCTTCTGGCCAAACGAACATATGACCATTACCCGCATCGA
This window of the Shewanella sp. Choline-02u-19 genome carries:
- the flgK gene encoding flagellar hook-associated protein FlgK; translated protein: MSMLNIGMSGLNASMAALTATSNNVANAMVPGYSRQQVMLGSVGNGVYGSGSGVMVDGVRRISDQYEVAQLWNTTSDLSFAKAQSNYLGQVEQIFGSEGSSISAGLDQLFASLNSAMEQPNEIAHRQGVLNEAKALTQRFNSISEGLNSQVSQVEGQIGASAKEINSQLQTIARFNADIQKSSASGNVPLALLDARDAAVDDLSKIVDVNVVEDANGMLNISLAQGQPLLSGTTASKIIVKPDPANPQFSQISIQFGQSSFPLDEAAGGNLGALIDYRDNSLVDSIGFINELATTMADEFNAVLAGGTDLNGNPPTQDLFRYDPTNPAGSLTMTSGFTADMLTFGKDGTPGDNSNLKDLVELANQNFTFSSMGVNTTMSDAFASKIGELGSASRQAQMNQDTAAKLQLEAQGQWASTSGVNIDEEGVNLIIYQQSYQANAKVISTADQLFQTILNSI
- a CDS encoding rod-binding protein, whose product is MELDNNHSYLNQLDAGELIKANGEHGALKMVSQQFEALFLQNVLKQMRSASDVMADKDSPLSSQNNGMYRDWHDAELAGRLSQVQSTGLAEVMIKQLSAGLKSDPETVASSNQPSSDTNTRAMQPALILPFVSKLPE